In one window of Thermodesulfobacteriota bacterium DNA:
- a CDS encoding arylesterase → MPSFLPVLLGCARAARRALPASIALCLALVNAGAAQAPVRILALGDSLTAGYGLAPRDAFASVLQRALAAEGLPAVVVNAGVSGDTSAGGRSRLEWALGDGADVAIVELGANDALRGLDPAEVEANLDAILSALRERGVRVLLAGMKAPRNLDPAYVREFDAVFPRLARRHGVAFYPFFLEGVAGVPGRNLPDGIHPNREGVEEIVRRILPLVRPLVREAARRGG, encoded by the coding sequence ATGCCGTCGTTCCTTCCTGTGCTTCTTGGCTGCGCCCGGGCCGCCCGCCGGGCGCTTCCGGCAAGCATCGCACTGTGCCTCGCCCTTGTAAACGCCGGGGCGGCCCAGGCACCCGTGCGCATCCTGGCCCTGGGGGACAGCCTCACGGCCGGATACGGCCTGGCGCCCCGGGATGCCTTTGCGTCGGTGCTCCAGCGGGCGCTGGCCGCCGAGGGGCTCCCGGCGGTGGTGGTGAATGCGGGGGTCTCGGGCGACACGTCGGCGGGAGGCCGGTCGCGGCTGGAGTGGGCCCTGGGGGACGGCGCCGACGTGGCCATCGTGGAGCTCGGGGCCAACGACGCCCTGCGGGGGCTCGACCCGGCCGAAGTGGAAGCGAACCTCGACGCGATCCTCTCGGCCCTGCGGGAGCGGGGCGTGCGGGTGCTCCTGGCGGGGATGAAGGCGCCCCGCAACCTGGACCCCGCCTACGTCCGGGAGTTCGACGCGGTCTTTCCGCGCCTGGCCCGACGACACGGGGTGGCGTTCTACCCCTTCTTCCTGGAGGGAGTGGCCGGGGTGCCCGGGCGCAACCTGCCCGACGGGATCCACCCCAACCGGGAGGGGGTGGAGGAGATCGTGCGCCGCATCCTGCCCCTGGTCCGCCCGCTGGTGCGGGAGGCCGCCCGCCGTGGAGGGTAG
- a CDS encoding late competence development ComFB family protein produces MEILTRDAIDYLVAGHSLHEIVNFNEHAVLKAMRRLYGHDTSLCRCSLCVEDTFALALNALPPRYIQATSLHTYEGSSQFIAEDKVRAAVEEAAGKVKARPNH; encoded by the coding sequence ATGGAGATCCTGACCCGAGACGCCATCGACTACCTGGTGGCCGGCCACTCCCTGCACGAGATCGTCAACTTCAACGAGCACGCCGTCCTCAAGGCCATGCGCCGGCTCTATGGGCACGACACCTCGCTTTGCCGGTGCTCCCTGTGCGTGGAGGACACCTTCGCCCTGGCGCTCAACGCCCTGCCGCCCCGGTACATCCAGGCCACGAGCCTCCATACCTACGAGGGGAGCAGCCAGTTCATCGCCGAAGACAAGGTCCGGGCGGCGGTGGAGGAGGCGGCCGGCAAGGTGAAGGCCCGGCCCAACCACTGA
- a CDS encoding GtrA family protein, translating to MEGRHGERAFGGWRELGRFALSGTAGSVLFYGLYELVYWRRFVEEYNAPFSWAVGYLLASVATHGIHRRHTFRWATPYWGTLGRTVLVYASSLTGTTALDFALVEVGLHHRLAWLVTLAAGGSVNYFALRLWGFRPGNGPPP from the coding sequence GTGGAGGGTAGGCATGGGGAGCGGGCCTTCGGGGGCTGGCGGGAGCTCGGCCGGTTCGCCCTCAGCGGCACCGCGGGCTCGGTGCTCTTCTACGGCCTCTATGAGCTCGTGTACTGGCGGCGCTTCGTGGAGGAGTACAACGCCCCGTTCTCCTGGGCGGTGGGCTACCTGCTCGCGAGCGTCGCGACCCACGGCATCCACCGCCGCCACACCTTCCGGTGGGCCACGCCTTACTGGGGCACCCTGGGCCGCACGGTGCTCGTATACGCCTCGAGCCTCACGGGCACCACGGCGCTGGACTTCGCCCTGGTGGAGGTGGGCCTCCACCACCGCCTGGCCTGGCTCGTGACCCTGGCGGCGGGGGGCTCCGTGAACTACTTCGCCTTGCGGCTGTGGGGATTTCGCCCGGGAAACGGACCTCCCCCCTGA